The Plutella xylostella chromosome 12, ilPluXylo3.1, whole genome shotgun sequence genome includes a window with the following:
- the LOC119693146 gene encoding uncharacterized protein LOC119693146 isoform X1 has translation MLGADVASGIYTPSKSSDSSLLTRKRGVLKGRLTNLEKYLDSFTGLTLTSEQIIEIKLRAHGASSLLNEFNTVQSQIEELSEELTDALQYRESFETKYYSLIAKSQNITSIDESANNPSCANLSSVKLPTITLPSFNGSYDNWLQFRDTYLSLVHNSTQISAIQKFHYLKSSLEGSAGLVIESLEFSAQNYSIAWELLTNRYDNTQLLIHNHIKALFSLQPLTKESPAWIRKLIDTIMKNLRALNTLGEPTDSWDTLIIYMVVSKLDAVTEREWEQHKVSTLSQAGDSKPGLKVDDLLKFLGRKADMLETVIVTHKNKHSYYNTSHTQNTPKVHCNVSSSSSSNKAHQERNIHYKPCPVCNNKHAIYSCQRFLDMPISDKYNIISQHKICVNCLRSGHAVTDCRFGPCKKCTKKHNSILHQDGSNGSTHNNTSSLVTLDSETHQSPVATENNSHTFNINTICETLSAQSPIIEPVLLSTAVIELVDKHNNYVQARALLDSGSQRCFITKALCEQLNASIIQSTHTIKGVGNAVTQSTQTCDITIRSLSSSYTADIKCLVLQTISSDLPSTSISIQEHNFKIPDNIQLADPKYFMSQPIDMLIGADYFWDLLEEGKIRLANGPFLQNTKLGWIISGPIYNSTHHDSQVHCNFTEAIDTSAVKSLEIVESASQDLPEIKSQTTQSYHASDNNNWFPFERYSQFNRMKRSFAYLMRFIHNTRNKNNKRTGALSVEELNESQTKLTKISQQESFPSVYETLSKQETLKKFTQLIKVTSFS, from the coding sequence ATGTTGGGTGCGGATGTGGCTTCAGGCATTTATACCCCATCTAAATCGAGCGACTCTAGCTTACTAACTCGTAAAAGGGGAGTGCTAAAGGGTAGGCTCactaatttagaaaaatatttagattcATTCACAGGGCTTACTTTAACCTCTGaacaaataatagaaattaaattaagagcACATGGCGCGTCATCATTGCTAAATGAGTTTAATACAGTTCAATCACAAATAGAGGAGCTTAGTGAAGAGCTTACTGACGCGTTACAATATCGGGAAAGCTTTGAAACTAAATATTATAGCTTAATAgcaaaatcacaaaacataaCCTCAATTGATGAGTCCGCTAACAACCCCAGCTGTGCTAACCTATCATCAGTCAAGCTACCAACCATCACATTGCCAAGCTTTAACGGTTCTTATGACAATTGGCTACAATTCAGAGATACCTACCTGTCTTTAGTCCACAATTCCACACAAATTAGTGCAATTCAAAAGTTTCATTATTTGAAATCATCGCTTGAGGGCAGTGCGGGGCTAGTTATTGAATCACTCGAATTCTCGGCTCAAAATTATAGTATAGCATGGGAGTTGCTAACAAATAGGTATGACAACACACAATTACTCATACACAACCACATCAAAGCATTGTTCTCGCTTCAACCTTTGACGAAGGAGTCACCGGCTTGGATAAGAAAGCTCATCGACACAATTATGAAGAACCTTCGTGCTTTAAATACTCTCGGGGAGCCAACAGATTCATGGGACACTTTGATTATTTACATGGTTGTTTCCAAACTAGATGCCGTTACTGAGAGAGAATGGGAACAACATAAAGTATCTACACTGTCACAAGCCGGAGATTCCAAGCCAGGGTTGAAGGTTGATGACCTGCTTAAGTTCCTAGGTCGTAAAGCAGACATGTTAGAAACTGTTATTGtcacacacaaaaacaaacacagtTATTATAACACTTCACACACTCAAAACACACCCAAGGTTCACTGTAAtgtatcttcatcatcatcatccaacAAAGCGCATCAGGAAAGGAATATACATTACAAACCTTGCCCGGTATGCAATAATAAGCATGCTATTTATTCATGCCAGAGATTCTTAGACATGCCAATCTCAGATAAATACAACATCATTTCACAACACAAAATATGTGTAAACTGTTTGCGTTCTGGACATGCAGTAACTGACTGTCGGTTCGGTCCGTGCAAAAAATGTACAAAGAAACACAATTCAATTCTACACCAGGACGGGTCTAATGGAAGCACACATAACAACACTTCATCGTTAGTCACATTAGATTCAGAAACACATCAATCCCCTGTAGCAACTGAAAACAATTCACACACATTTAACATTAACACAATATGTGAGACGTTAAGCGCACAGTCTCCCATCATAGAACCCGTACTGTTGTCAACAGCTGTCATCGAGCTTGTggataaacataataattatgttcaagcTCGCGCATTACTAGACAGTGGTAGTCAAAGGTGCTTCATCACCAAAGCTTTATGTGAACAATTGAACGCTTCAATAATACAGTCCACTCACACAATCAAGGGTGTAGGTAACGCGGTAACACAAAGCACACAAACCTGTGACATCACTATCAGGTCCTTATCGAGTTCCTATACAGCAGACATCAAATGCTTAGTCCTTCAGACAATATCATCAGATTTACCGTCAACTAGCATTTCAATACAAGAACATAACTTCAAAATACCTGATAACATTCAGTTAGCTGACCCAAAATACTTCATGTCTCAGCCTATCGACATGCTAATAGGTGCCGACTACTTTTGGGATCTACTTGAGGAAGGTAAAATCCGCTTGGCCAATGGCCCGTTCCTTCAGAACACAAAGTTGGGATGGATCATTTCAGGTCCAATTTACAACAGCACACATCATGATTCTCAGGTTCATTGTAACTTCACTGAAGCCATAGACACTTCAGCTGTAAAGAGTCTCGAGATAGTAGAAAGCGCTTCACAAGACCTACCCGAGATTAAATCACAAACCACGCAGAGTTATCATGCTTCAGATAATAATAACTGGTTTCCATTTGAAAGATATTCCCAATTCAATCGCATGAAACGTTCCTTTGCTTATTTGATGCGCTTCATTCACAACAcacgtaataaaaataataaaaggaCAGGCGCGTTAAGTGTAGAAGAATTGAACGAATCtcaaacaaaattaacaaaaatatcacAACAAGAATCATTCCCTAGTGTTTATGAAACACTTAGCAAACaagaaacattaaaaaaattcaCACAACTTATCAAAGTTACATCCTTTTCTTGA
- the LOC119693146 gene encoding uncharacterized protein LOC119693146 isoform X2 has protein sequence MGNLPSERISPGFAFINTGVDYMGPVYILNRKGRGAQTVKAYVCIFVCMATRAVNLELVGDLSTEAYLLALKRHISRYSKPNTIFSDNGRNFVGLMNDFTKFLGKCSSEIIDYATSQNIKFSFIPPFSPNFGGLWEAGVKSCKYHLRRVIGNSHLTYEEFNTVLAQIQAVLNSRPLSPLSSGPHDYYPLSPAHFLVGRPLTAPLCEDVSNTACNRLTRYRRVEQIRQHFWSRWSKEYISEMQTRTKWKSRLDDLKPDTLVLIKDDQLPPLKWHLGRIITTVPGRDGISRVADIRTEKGVIRRACSKICPLWEEDD, from the coding sequence ATGGGTAACCTCCCTTCAGAACGCATCAGCCCTGGGTTCGCCTTCATCAATACGGGTGTAGATTACATGGGTCCCGTGTACATTTTAAATAGAAAAGGTAGAGGCGCTCAAACCGTTAAAGCTTATGTTTGCATTTTTGTTTGCATGGCAACTCGCGCAGTAAACCTGGAGTTGGTTGGGGACCTATCAACTGAGGCCTATCTTCTCGCCCTTAAGAGACACATCTCACGCTATTCAAAGCCAAATACAATCTTCAGCGATAATGGTAGAAATTTTGTAGGCCTGATGAACGACTTCACTAAGTTCCTAGGTAAATGTTCCTCGGAAATAATAGATTACGCCACAAGTCAAAACATTAAATTCAGCTTCATTCCGCCTTTTAGCCCAAATTTTGGTGGATTGTGGGAAGCCGGGGTAAAATCATGTAAATATCATTTGAGACGTGTGATAGGTAATTCACATTTAACATACGAAGAGTTCAATACGGTATTGGCACAAATCCAAGCCGTCCTGAATTCCCGTCCTCTAAGTCCTCTGTCCTCAGGTCCACACGACTACTATCCTCTTAGTCCAGCTCATTTCTTGGTTGGCCGTCCACTCACTGCTCCGCTCTGCGAGGACGTCAGCAACACTGCCTGCAACCGCCTCACACGCTATCGCCGAGTGGAACAGATCCGTCAGCATTTCTGGTCCAGGTGGTCCAAGGAATACATATCCGAGATGCAGACCAGAACGAAGTGGAAATCAAGACTCGATGACCTGAAGCCAGACACGCTCGTGCTCATCAAGGACGACCAGCTGCCTCCGCTAAAGTGGCACCTGGGTCGCATCATCACCACTGTTCCAGGGAGAGATGGGATCTCCAGAGTAGCAGACATCCGCACTGAGAAGGGTGTCATTCGCCGTGCCTGCTCCAAAATCTGTCCTCTCTGGGAAGAAGATGACTGA
- the LOC105387623 gene encoding uncharacterized protein LOC105387623 — protein MSTTKRDMDILIKKRSSIKGKLTRVFNFASQLDPKSTTPTHHEVRVRLEDMNSVLIQFEEIQDSIEESEQYSQEHEEERATFENRYYQTKALMESFLGGGGGGGTTTQPATTQHECTAQRKPQVKLPQLELPRFDGDVRQWPAFKNIFYASVDSADLPTVNKLQYLKSALTGEAAGLVNSLLITEENYTKALDILNKS, from the exons ATGAGTACTACTAAACGGGACATGGatatattaataaagaaaCGAAGCAGTATCAAAGGAAAACTAACACGGGTCTTCAACTTCGCCTCACAGTTGGATCCGAAAAGCACCACGCCCACGCACCATGAGGTGCGCGTGAGGCTGGAGGACATGAATTCAGTACTGATTCAATTTGAAGAGATACAGGACAGTATTGAAGAAAGTGAACAGTATTCACAAGAGCATGAAGAGGAAAGAGCGACCTTCGAAAATCGGTATTACCAAACAAAAGCTCTCATGGAGTCGTtcctcggcggcggcggcggtggcggcacAACCACACAGCCAGCCACTACACAACATGAGTGTACAGCACAAAGGAAGCCCCAGGTGAAGCTGCCTCAACTCGAGCTACCACGGTTCGACGGTGACGTCCGGCAATGGCCGGCCTTTAAGAACATATTTTACGCCTCCGTGGACAGCGCGGATCTCCCAACGGTCAACAAGCTACAGTATCTGAAGTCGGCGCTAACAGGGGAAGCTGCAGGGTTGGTCAACTCTCTACTCATTACGGAAGAAAACTACACAAAGGCCCTTGACATATTAAACAAAAG CTAG
- the LOC125489228 gene encoding uncharacterized protein LOC125489228, translated as MKYSGAECKRNTTKGCVQGSIAGPTFWNLLLDPLLQELEDSHIHCQAFADDVVLIFSGDTALELESQINVSLARVSEWGTKNKLKFAPHKTNAMLLTNKLKYDTPRLRMGTTDIELVNEIKILGLIIDRKLTFQSHVAYVCKKAINIYKGLARAAKVTWGLNPEVVRTIYVAVIEPIILYASSAWVKAADKVYIKNQLNTVMRGFAQKICKAHKTVSMNSALILTGLLPLDLRVKEAASLYEAKKGKPQPVLKGRKVEERASPLQRPHPSQEIQLNFECLESEAEVQARMTDGAAHIFTDGSKIEGKVGSALSWWNSGNEVTCRKFKLEDHCTVFQAELYAVYRATELAKTRKETTLHVYSDSRSTLELLRGSDSSHQLAAKTKDNIACLSKKGKEVVLFWVKAHIGIEGNKRADVLAKEAALKKKTKADYDDYPVSFIKRMIREGTVDEWNRRYTKEDKANVTKIFFPDAVNAYRIRTKINVTPLHTQMFTGHGGFSEYLHRFKKKDSAACVCDPAVPETVPHILFDCPRFGKARFDISQILDIDINLNSAYLSDRICGNPYCMINRN; from the exons ATGAAGTACTCAGGGGCAGAATGCAAAAGAAATACGACGAAAGGCTGCGTACAAGGCTCGATCGCAGGCCCCACATTCTGGAACCTGCTGCTTGACCCACTCCTCCAGGAACTAGAGGACAGTCATATTCACTGCCAAGCGTTTGCTGATGATGTGGTGCTCATCTTCTCCGGAGACACAGCACTAGAATTAGAGAGCCAGATCAATGTCAGTCTTGCCCGTGTGAGCGAGTGGGGGACTAAAAACAAGCTTAAATTTGCTCCGCATAAAACAAATGCGATGTTGCTAACAAATAAACTTAAGTACGATACCCCACGGCTGCGCATGGGCACCACTGACATTGAGCTGGTCAACGAAATCAAAATTCTTGGCCTCATCATAGATAGAAAACTAACCTTTCAGAGCCACGTCGCCTATGTGTGCAAGAAAgctattaatatttacaaaggTTTAGCTAGAGCGGCCAAAGTGACATGGGGCCTGAATCCGGAGGTGGTGAGAACCATATACGTGGCAGTGATTGAGCCCATAATCTTGTACGCGTCGAGTGCATGGGTAAAGGCAGCGGACAAAGTATATATTAAAAACCAGCTGAACACCGTTATGAGAGGATTCGCTCAAAAAATATGCAAGGCACATAAAACTGTTTCAATGAACTCGGCTCTAATACTGACGGGACTGCTGCCACTTGACCTAAGAGTCAAGGAGGCCGCATCCCTGTATGAGGCAAAGAAAGGGAAGCCACAGCCAGTTCTGAAGGGTCGAAAAGTAGAGGAAAGGGCTAGCCCTCTCCAACGACCACACCCTTCACAGGAGATTCAGTTAAACTTTGAGTGCCTAGAGAGTGAAGCGGAGGTGCAGGCACGCATGACAGACGGTGCAGCGCACATATTCACTGATGGCAGCAAAATTGAAGGCAAGGTCGGTTCAGCGCTATCTTGGTGGAACAGCGGAAATGAAGTAACCTGCCGAAAATTTAAGCTCGAAGATCACTGCACCGTCTTTCAGGCGGAACTTTACGCTGTTTACCGCGCCACAGAATTGGCGAAAACTAGGAAAGAGACCACACTCCACGTGTACAGCGACTCTAGATCGACGCTGGAACTGCTCAGAGGAAGTGACTCTTCCCACCAACTGGCTGCCAAAACGAAGGACAACATCGCGTGTCTTTCCAAGAAGGGAAAGGAGGTGGTGCTCTTCTGGGTAAAGGCTCACATCGGCATAGAAGGGAACAAAAGGGCGGATGTCTTGGCAAAGGAAGCAGCCCTAAAAAAGAAGACAAAGGCGGACTATGATGATTACCCGGTTTCCTTCATCAAACGAATGATCCGGGAGGGTACGGTTGATGAATGGAACCGCAGGTATACCAAGGAAGATAAGGCCAACGTCACAAAAATCTTCTTTCCTGATGCTGTTAACGCGTATAGGATACGCACGAAAATAAATGTGACGCCACTGCACACTCAGATGTTCACAGGACATGGGGGTTTCTCGGAGTACCTCCATAGATTTAAGAAAAAAGACTCTGCAGCGTGCGTCTGCGATCCAGCCGTACCGGAGACCGTGCCACATATCCTGTTCGACTGTCCTAGATTTGGTAAAGCGCGCTTCGACATCAGTCAGATTCTAGACATcgacataaatttaaattcagcTT ATCTGTCTGACCGCATATGCGGCAACCCGTATTGCATGATAAATAGAAATTAA